Proteins from one Patescibacteria group bacterium genomic window:
- a CDS encoding AtpZ/AtpI family protein, translated as MESDKKDNKNTDKNEYMRLALTIFVETTGWIAFPVIGALFLGRWLDEKQGTYPLYFLGITGLAFVISSVGITITGVKYMKKIEKEEELKKKQNNESRNRK; from the coding sequence ATGGAGTCAGATAAAAAAGACAACAAAAATACTGACAAAAATGAGTATATGCGATTAGCTCTTACCATTTTTGTCGAGACTACTGGCTGGATTGCTTTTCCAGTTATCGGAGCTCTGTTTTTGGGTCGCTGGCTTGATGAAAAGCAAGGCACATATCCTTTATACTTTTTGGGTATTACCGGACTGGCCTTTGTTATTTCTTCGGTAGGTATTACTATCACTGGAGTAAAATACATGAAAAAAATTGAAAAGGAAGAAGAGTTAAAGAAAAAGCAAAACAATGAGTCTAGAAATAGAAAATAA
- the atpH gene encoding ATP synthase F1 subunit delta has protein sequence MKGKDQAKILAKGVYTAIKDKDKKQSDLIISNFSKYIAQYRLEKIIPSILEELQNLYFAEEGIVSANIYSKEKLDEKQVKAICKIIEDKTEKKVVSQEEIDNNLIGGVLIKYEDKVIDISIKNNLNKLAKQLTN, from the coding sequence ATGAAGGGCAAAGATCAAGCCAAAATACTAGCCAAAGGAGTATATACTGCTATCAAAGATAAAGATAAAAAGCAGTCCGATCTTATTATTTCAAATTTTTCTAAGTATATTGCCCAGTACAGATTGGAAAAAATAATACCTTCAATTTTAGAAGAATTACAAAATTTATATTTTGCTGAAGAGGGTATTGTCAGCGCCAATATTTATAGCAAAGAAAAATTGGATGAGAAGCAGGTCAAGGCAATCTGTAAAATTATTGAAGATAAGACCGAAAAAAAGGTTGTTAGTCAGGAGGAAATTGACAATAATCTTATCGGCGGTGTTTTGATAAAATATGAGGATAAGGTGATCGATATATCTATAAAAAATAATTTAAATAAATTGGCTAAGCAATTAACCAATTAA
- a CDS encoding F0F1 ATP synthase subunit A, translating to MSLEIENNIEDNSHIVEEILGEESHQEADTHAEGEGAHEEHEHTLFAETVFNVGEFNVTNSLLTSWVAVFLIIILSLIIRAKNSRIPSVFQSFMETIIDGALGMMDLVTNNREKSKRVFPVVFSIFLFILINNWLGLVPGLGSITYNGTALFRGGTADLNTTLALGLFAVVSANIFGIIVVGGWNWFNKFINIKALIEIPGKIRHEPTIILVNPITFFVGLIEIVSEIAKVASLSFRLFGNIFAGEVLIASISALVAYGVPLPFMFLEVIVGIIQALIFSILTLVYYTIASTEHEH from the coding sequence ATGAGTCTAGAAATAGAAAATAATATAGAAGACAATTCCCATATTGTTGAAGAAATTTTAGGCGAAGAAAGTCATCAGGAAGCTGATACACACGCCGAAGGTGAGGGCGCTCATGAAGAACATGAGCACACTTTGTTTGCTGAGACTGTTTTTAATGTAGGCGAGTTTAATGTCACCAATTCACTGCTGACATCGTGGGTAGCAGTTTTTTTAATTATTATTTTGTCTCTTATAATTCGCGCCAAAAATAGTCGCATACCTTCTGTATTTCAGAGCTTTATGGAGACTATCATTGATGGTGCGCTTGGCATGATGGATTTGGTAACCAATAATAGAGAAAAAAGTAAAAGAGTTTTCCCGGTAGTATTTTCAATTTTTCTTTTTATATTAATAAACAACTGGCTTGGTTTGGTGCCTGGCTTGGGTTCTATTACTTATAATGGTACAGCACTTTTTCGAGGTGGAACCGCTGATTTAAATACTACTTTAGCTTTGGGTTTATTTGCGGTGGTGTCAGCCAACATATTTGGTATTATTGTAGTTGGCGGTTGGAATTGGTTTAATAAATTTATAAATATAAAAGCCCTGATAGAAATACCGGGCAAAATTAGACATGAACCAACTATTATTTTGGTCAATCCCATAACATTTTTTGTAGGATTGATTGAGATAGTATCAGAAATAGCCAAGGTGGCTTCATTGTCATTTAGGTTGTTTGGTAATATTTTTGCTGGAGAAGTGTTGATTGCTTCTATCTCTGCTTTGGTAGCTTATGGTGTGCCGCTTCCATTTATGTTTTTGGAAGTTATAGTAGGAATTATTCAAGCCCTTATTTTCTCAATTCTTACTTTGGTATATTATACTATTGCTTCTACCGAACATGAACATTAA
- a CDS encoding ATP synthase F0 subunit C, with amino-acid sequence MDLTLIAKAAAIAIGGFAPALAIGKIGAKAMESIGRNPESAGKILVPMLLVSAFAEAIAIYALIIAFSIK; translated from the coding sequence ATGGATCTAACATTAATTGCCAAAGCAGCTGCGATCGCCATCGGCGGTTTTGCTCCAGCTCTAGCTATTGGTAAAATTGGTGCTAAAGCCATGGAATCTATTGGACGCAATCCAGAATCAGCTGGTAAAATCCTAGTTCCAATGCTTTTGGTTTCAGCTTTTGCTGAAGCTATTGCCATTTATGCCTTGATTATTGCTTTTTCAATCAAATAA
- the atpG gene encoding ATP synthase F1 subunit gamma has protein sequence MPQATRDIQRRIKSVKNTKKITKAMELVAASKMRKAVARVLSSRAYSDLTWATVLHLCKKLDTSRHPFFRSDKDAKNVAIILISSNRGLCGSFNTNLVKKVVDSIKIHNPNSKVTDIVSCGTKGRDEARRHKLNLVADFPKDDITVDASAIRPISHLITEDFLAGKYDKIFVAFTDFQSSLTQMPHVKQLLPIVPEIDARLGHIIHEKGKVEEINVDSFADFLFEPNTRKVLDAFLPRLIEVQIYQAVLESEASEHSARMFAMRNASDAASDMIDELTLVYNQARQAGITSEIAEIASGSAAVEQV, from the coding sequence ATGCCTCAAGCAACACGAGACATACAACGCAGAATAAAATCTGTCAAAAATACCAAAAAAATTACCAAGGCTATGGAGCTGGTCGCAGCTTCTAAAATGAGAAAAGCCGTGGCTCGTGTTTTGTCATCCCGCGCTTACTCTGATCTTACCTGGGCCACTGTTCTTCATCTTTGCAAAAAATTGGATACTAGCCGTCACCCATTTTTTAGGTCTGATAAGGATGCCAAAAATGTAGCTATTATACTTATTAGTTCCAATCGAGGACTATGTGGTAGCTTCAATACCAATTTGGTAAAAAAAGTAGTAGACTCTATCAAAATCCACAATCCAAATTCCAAAGTGACGGACATTGTCAGTTGTGGCACCAAGGGCAGAGACGAAGCCAGACGACACAAACTGAATTTGGTGGCTGATTTTCCCAAAGATGATATTACAGTGGACGCGTCAGCTATCAGACCAATTAGCCATTTAATTACTGAGGATTTTTTGGCCGGTAAATATGATAAAATTTTTGTGGCCTTTACTGATTTTCAATCATCACTTACTCAAATGCCTCATGTTAAACAGCTGCTGCCTATTGTACCGGAGATTGATGCCAGACTTGGTCATATAATCCACGAAAAAGGTAAAGTAGAAGAAATCAATGTAGACAGTTTTGCAGACTTTTTATTTGAGCCAAATACCAGAAAAGTGCTTGATGCTTTTTTGCCCCGTCTTATAGAAGTGCAAATCTACCAGGCAGTATTGGAATCGGAAGCGTCTGAACATAGTGCTCGCATGTTTGCTATGAGAAATGCCTCTGACGCTGCCTCTGATATGATAGATGAATTGACCTTAGTATATAATCAGGCCAGACAAGCTGGTATCACCTCAGAAATTGCGGAGATTGCCAGTGGTAGTGCGGCTGTTGAACAAGTTTAA
- a CDS encoding DNA recombination protein RmuC yields the protein METFSLITSILILALVGVVIWLMIKNNKPQEVKEDKAILMLQQQMADLKNQLGEKIDNTTRHSSKMLQDQFMETSRISKEMTEKLLKLEETNKQVVGFTDQLQNLEKVLTNAKTRGNLGEASLELILSNILPPQSYEMQYHFKNGEAVDAVVKIKDKVLPVDAKFSLENYRRIIDETDKSKKEVLEKEFKNDLKKRIDETSKYIRPNEDTLDFAFMFIPAEGIYYDLLINEVGAVKVNTRSLIDYAFNEKKVIIVSPTTFAAYLQTVLQGLKALQIEESAKEIRKNVELLQKHLLVYGDYHKKLGNQLSTVANTYNISNKEFNKIDKDILKISGKTGNFELEDVEKPRLE from the coding sequence ATGGAAACATTTTCACTTATTACTTCAATTTTAATTCTAGCTTTGGTAGGGGTAGTGATTTGGCTAATGATAAAAAATAATAAGCCACAAGAAGTCAAAGAAGACAAAGCAATACTCATGCTCCAACAGCAGATGGCAGACTTAAAAAATCAACTAGGAGAAAAAATTGATAATACCACACGTCATTCTTCCAAGATGCTCCAAGATCAATTCATGGAAACCAGTCGTATTTCCAAGGAGATGACCGAAAAACTTTTGAAACTTGAAGAAACCAACAAGCAAGTAGTCGGCTTTACCGATCAGTTGCAAAATCTGGAAAAAGTTTTGACCAATGCCAAAACTCGTGGCAATCTTGGCGAAGCCAGTTTGGAACTTATATTATCAAATATATTGCCACCACAATCATATGAGATGCAGTATCATTTCAAAAATGGCGAAGCAGTGGATGCGGTAGTAAAAATTAAAGACAAAGTATTACCGGTTGATGCCAAATTTTCTTTGGAAAATTACCGTCGCATAATTGATGAAACAGACAAAAGCAAAAAAGAAGTCCTGGAAAAAGAATTTAAAAATGATTTGAAAAAAAGAATTGATGAAACTAGCAAATATATCAGGCCAAATGAAGATACGCTTGACTTTGCTTTTATGTTTATTCCGGCCGAAGGTATATATTATGATTTGCTCATCAATGAAGTGGGTGCGGTCAAAGTAAATACCCGCTCGCTGATTGATTATGCTTTTAATGAAAAAAAAGTCATCATAGTTTCACCAACTACTTTTGCTGCGTATCTGCAAACTGTACTGCAGGGCCTCAAAGCTTTGCAGATTGAAGAGTCAGCCAAAGAAATCAGAAAAAATGTAGAACTGCTTCAAAAACATTTATTGGTCTATGGCGATTATCACAAAAAATTGGGTAATCAGCTTTCCACAGTGGCCAATACTTATAATATTTCCAATAAGGAATTCAATAAAATAGATAAGGATATTCTCAAAATCAGCGGTAAGACCGGCAATTTTGAGCTGGAAGATGTGGAAAAACCAAGATTAGAATAA
- the atpF gene encoding F0F1 ATP synthase subunit B: MEILQLFGVDWKLLVAQLVNFTVVVLVLWFFALKPLTRTMQKRSDEIQKGLSDAELAAEKLTKVEEDVKAKLMEAKSEAAKILEAARLQAEESRKAGIVKTKSEIEELIKKAKTQIAGEKDNMVSEIKSEVADMIVIALEKILSGGLSREMDKKYIEKVLKEIK, encoded by the coding sequence ATGGAAATTTTACAATTATTTGGAGTTGATTGGAAATTACTCGTTGCTCAGCTGGTAAACTTTACAGTTGTTGTATTGGTTTTGTGGTTTTTTGCCCTCAAACCTCTTACCCGTACTATGCAAAAAAGAAGCGATGAAATCCAAAAAGGTTTATCTGACGCTGAATTAGCTGCCGAAAAATTGACCAAGGTAGAAGAAGATGTCAAAGCCAAGCTAATGGAAGCAAAATCTGAAGCAGCCAAGATTTTGGAAGCCGCTAGATTGCAAGCTGAAGAATCCAGAAAAGCTGGTATAGTAAAGACAAAGTCGGAGATAGAGGAGCTTATTAAAAAAGCCAAAACTCAGATTGCCGGTGAAAAAGACAATATGGTTTCAGAAATAAAATCAGAAGTGGCTGATATGATAGTGATAGCTTTAGAAAAAATATTGTCTGGCGGACTTAGCAGAGAAATGGACAAAAAATACATTGAAAAAGTTTTAAAGGAAATAAAATAA
- the atpA gene encoding F0F1 ATP synthase subunit alpha, translating into MSYDYLVKSLKKQLESFQSDVKEESVGEVIEVGDGIAKVSGLSDAMSSEMLEFETSKGEKIYGVALNLEEYSVGAIIFGEYGKLKEGDKVRRTKRILEVPVGENLIGRVVNPLGEALDGKGEIKAKEFYPVEKIAPGVITRKGVREPLETGIKVIDSIIPIGKGQRELIIGDRQTGKTAIAIDTIINQKGKDVICIYVAIGQKESKIAKILGKLEETGAMGHTIIVLAGASQSASLSYIAPYAGVAMGEYFMDKGKDVLVIYDDLSKHAVAYRQISLLLKRPPGREAYPGDVFYLHSRLLERAAKMSDEMGGGSLTALPIIETQAGDISAYIPTNVISITDGQIFLETDLFYKGIRPALNAGLSVSRVGSAAQIKAMKKVAGKLKLDLAQFRELEAFAQFGSDLDEATKKQLDRGARVTEILKQGQYNPIPQPKQVAIIYAAANGHLDNVPVENIADFENKLFAKLDNEGKDIMESIASTGQLEENIENKLKSLIDELVEMEQKIAESN; encoded by the coding sequence ATGTCATACGATTATTTAGTCAAAAGTTTGAAAAAGCAATTAGAAAGCTTCCAGTCTGATGTCAAAGAAGAATCAGTCGGTGAAGTTATTGAAGTAGGAGACGGTATTGCCAAAGTATCGGGTCTTTCTGATGCTATGTCTTCAGAGATGCTTGAATTTGAGACTTCTAAGGGTGAAAAAATCTACGGTGTAGCTTTGAACTTGGAAGAGTATTCAGTCGGTGCCATTATTTTTGGTGAATACGGCAAATTAAAAGAAGGTGATAAAGTCAGACGTACTAAGCGTATTTTGGAAGTACCAGTCGGAGAAAATCTAATAGGTCGAGTGGTCAATCCTTTAGGAGAAGCTCTTGACGGCAAAGGTGAAATAAAAGCCAAAGAATTTTATCCAGTAGAAAAAATTGCTCCTGGTGTTATCACTCGTAAAGGTGTCAGAGAACCACTCGAGACTGGTATCAAAGTAATTGATTCTATCATACCGATTGGTAAAGGACAGCGTGAGCTTATTATTGGAGATCGTCAGACTGGTAAAACCGCTATTGCAATAGACACTATCATCAACCAAAAAGGTAAGGATGTGATTTGTATCTATGTAGCTATTGGTCAAAAAGAATCAAAGATTGCCAAGATTTTGGGTAAATTGGAAGAAACCGGAGCCATGGGCCACACTATTATAGTATTAGCTGGTGCATCTCAGTCAGCTTCATTGTCATATATTGCTCCATATGCTGGAGTAGCGATGGGAGAATATTTTATGGATAAAGGCAAGGACGTATTGGTTATTTATGATGATTTGAGTAAACATGCCGTAGCTTATCGTCAAATATCTTTGCTTTTGAAACGTCCTCCTGGACGTGAAGCTTATCCTGGTGATGTATTTTATTTGCATTCCAGACTACTAGAGCGTGCCGCCAAGATGAGTGACGAGATGGGTGGTGGATCACTGACAGCACTTCCAATTATTGAAACTCAAGCTGGTGATATTTCGGCCTATATTCCAACCAACGTAATTTCTATTACAGACGGTCAGATTTTTTTGGAAACAGATTTGTTTTACAAAGGTATCAGGCCAGCTTTAAATGCCGGATTATCAGTATCTCGTGTCGGAAGTGCCGCACAGATAAAAGCTATGAAAAAAGTAGCTGGTAAGTTAAAACTTGATCTAGCTCAGTTCAGAGAGCTAGAAGCTTTTGCTCAATTTGGGTCTGACTTGGATGAAGCTACAAAAAAACAACTTGATCGCGGCGCTCGCGTGACTGAAATACTCAAACAAGGTCAATATAATCCAATCCCACAGCCAAAACAAGTTGCCATTATTTATGCCGCCGCTAATGGTCATTTGGATAATGTGCCAGTAGAAAATATAGCGGATTTTGAAAATAAACTTTTTGCTAAGTTGGATAATGAAGGTAAAGATATCATGGAATCTATTGCTAGTACCGGACAGTTAGAAGAAAATATTGAAAACAAACTCAAGTCTTTGATTGACGAACTGGTAGAAATGGAGCAGAAAATAGCGGAAAGTAATTAA
- the atpD gene encoding F0F1 ATP synthase subunit beta yields the protein MKNMGIIKQIIGVVVDVFFAEDLPEINDALEVKIGDKTLVLEVQKHLGDNMVRTVAMSSTDGLARGQEVINTKQPIAVPVGKQTLGRMFDVLGQAIDGQADPETQEKWPIHRQAPKFTDQTTKTEVFETGIKVIDLICPFTKGGKVGLFGGAGVGKTVVIQELIRNIAQEHGGFSVFAGVGERTREGNDLYHEMKDSGVLKNTTLVFGQMNEPPGSRQRVALSALTMAEYFRDTEGKDVLLFIDNIFRFTQAGSEVSALLGRMPSAVGYQPTLATEMGELQERITSTTKGSITSVQAVYVPADDLTDPAPATTFGHLDATVVLSRSLSELGIYPAVDPLDSSSVILDPEIIGQEHYNVARDVQKVLQRYKDLQDIIAILGMDELSEEDKKTVQRARKIQRFLSQPFFVAETFTGTEGKYVSLKDTVKGFKEILEGKHDDKSEQAFYMKGTIDEVK from the coding sequence ATGAAAAACATGGGAATTATCAAACAGATCATCGGTGTAGTGGTCGATGTTTTCTTTGCCGAAGATTTGCCTGAGATCAATGATGCCTTGGAGGTCAAAATTGGCGACAAGACATTGGTTTTGGAGGTCCAAAAACATTTGGGCGACAATATGGTCAGAACTGTAGCTATGAGTTCTACTGATGGTTTGGCTCGCGGACAAGAAGTAATAAATACCAAACAACCAATTGCTGTCCCGGTTGGTAAACAGACTTTGGGACGTATGTTTGATGTATTAGGGCAGGCCATTGACGGACAAGCTGATCCTGAGACACAAGAGAAATGGCCAATTCATCGTCAGGCGCCAAAGTTTACCGATCAAACTACCAAAACAGAAGTTTTTGAAACAGGTATTAAGGTCATTGATCTAATTTGTCCATTTACCAAAGGTGGTAAAGTAGGACTCTTTGGTGGGGCGGGTGTTGGTAAGACAGTGGTTATCCAGGAGCTTATCAGAAATATCGCCCAAGAGCACGGAGGTTTTTCAGTCTTTGCTGGAGTAGGAGAGAGAACTCGTGAAGGTAATGATTTGTATCATGAAATGAAAGATTCTGGCGTATTAAAAAATACTACTCTAGTATTTGGTCAGATGAATGAACCACCTGGATCAAGGCAGAGAGTAGCTTTGTCAGCGCTTACTATGGCAGAATATTTCCGTGATACCGAAGGAAAAGATGTCCTCTTATTTATTGATAATATTTTCCGTTTCACTCAGGCTGGTTCTGAGGTGTCAGCACTTTTGGGACGTATGCCTTCAGCTGTTGGTTATCAGCCAACCTTAGCTACGGAGATGGGCGAGTTACAAGAGCGCATTACTTCAACTACTAAAGGATCTATTACTTCAGTTCAGGCTGTCTATGTGCCAGCTGATGACTTGACTGACCCAGCTCCAGCTACTACTTTTGGTCACTTGGATGCTACCGTGGTACTTTCACGTTCTTTATCAGAGCTTGGTATTTATCCAGCTGTCGATCCATTGGATTCTAGTTCTGTAATTTTGGATCCAGAGATTATCGGTCAAGAACATTATAATGTCGCTCGTGATGTCCAAAAAGTATTGCAACGTTATAAAGACCTTCAGGATATTATTGCTATCTTGGGTATGGATGAATTGTCTGAAGAAGATAAAAAAACAGTTCAACGTGCTCGTAAGATTCAGAGATTTTTGTCACAGCCATTTTTCGTAGCGGAGACATTTACCGGTACTGAAGGTAAATATGTATCACTAAAGGATACTGTCAAAGGCTTCAAAGAAATATTGGAAGGTAAACATGATGATAAATCAGAACAGGCTTTTTATATGAAAGGTACTATTGACGAAGTTAAATAG
- a CDS encoding ATP-dependent helicase, protein MAIDLNYLNKSQKQAVTHDQGPAILIAGAGTGKTTVITQRIAYLIEQKKANPDEILAVTFTEKAATEMAERVDKLLPLGYADLWIHTFHGFCERVLKDYALDIGLSSDFKLLDQTSAWMLVRKNLEKFDLDYYAPLGNPTRFIHALLSHFSRLKDEVVYPDQYLKYAEDLHLDTDQAADREEAEMEISRTREVASAYHIYQQLLLENNALDFGDLINYTLKLFQKRPQVLKKFRAQFKYILVDEFQDTNWAQYELIKILAAPKNNIMVVGDDDQAIYKFRGAAISNILNFKKDFQPSRLKKSTSKVDLAEIFLTDNYRSGQEILDIAYKFIQQNDPDRLEYQYKKLKNPLNKKLTSHTDYKGSIDVLSFEDKNSEIDGILNKIVEIKKKHTLAKAGDKEINWGDFAILVRANDQAQGFVSMMRKLGMPHQFMASRGLYAQDIVQDILAYIKLLDNYHESTAMFRILSLPAVGLKIETIINLSHLATRKSWSLYYTAKNYRQHINLPLGETRIIDELINNIDKHTKLAKEHPVSRVVYEWLEDSGYLQMLTIEQNQYNQEQLHFLNQFYKKIRSWEEESIEDTSVHNFLEQFNMEIESGEMGAMQYDSEAGPDVVKVMTVHGAKGLEFKYVFVTNLVHLRFPSIERRDPIEVPDDFIKEDLPTGDAHLQEERRLFYVALTRAKQAVYLTWAKNYGGASQKKPSRFLEEIDIVSQTVLSAKQPENVDSKTQKPKYPLPKVFSFSQLTAYDNCPWQYFYNFIAKVPTRGNAYFSFGKTMHSTLQKFYQLIIERNEKGQADLFSKAKKVIEPSEKELLKFYEESWIDDWYESEDQKKKYYQDGIKILKDYHKKFKGKFPVPLFLEKGFTIKVGDYSVRGVFDRVDADKSGWQLIDYKTGRPKEKLTFDDKKQLLIYQIAAEEIFKQEVKDLTFFYLTNNTPMSFKGTDKDITKVKDWMLTTIEKILSHNFSATPGQVCSSCDFKSICPYAKQVKS, encoded by the coding sequence ATGGCAATTGATTTGAATTATTTGAATAAAAGCCAAAAACAAGCCGTTACCCATGATCAGGGGCCGGCTATTTTAATTGCTGGAGCGGGCACTGGCAAAACCACAGTAATTACCCAAAGAATTGCCTATTTGATAGAACAAAAAAAAGCTAATCCTGATGAAATATTGGCGGTTACTTTTACGGAAAAAGCTGCTACTGAAATGGCCGAAAGAGTGGATAAACTACTTCCTTTAGGCTATGCTGATTTGTGGATTCATACTTTTCACGGCTTTTGTGAAAGGGTGCTCAAAGACTACGCTCTGGATATTGGATTGTCTAGTGACTTTAAGCTACTTGATCAGACTTCGGCCTGGATGCTAGTCAGAAAAAACCTAGAAAAATTTGATTTGGATTATTATGCACCTTTGGGAAATCCCACTCGTTTTATTCATGCGCTGCTTTCTCATTTTTCTCGTCTCAAGGATGAAGTGGTATATCCTGACCAGTATCTAAAATATGCCGAAGATTTGCATTTGGACACTGACCAGGCGGCTGACCGTGAGGAAGCTGAAATGGAGATATCTCGTACTAGAGAGGTGGCTAGCGCTTATCATATTTATCAACAACTTCTTTTGGAAAATAATGCTTTAGATTTTGGTGATTTGATAAATTATACATTAAAACTTTTTCAAAAACGTCCTCAGGTGCTCAAAAAATTTCGCGCTCAATTCAAATATATTTTGGTTGATGAGTTTCAAGATACCAACTGGGCTCAATATGAATTGATAAAAATTTTGGCAGCTCCAAAAAATAATATTATGGTGGTTGGTGATGATGATCAGGCGATTTACAAATTCCGCGGCGCTGCTATATCCAATATTTTAAATTTCAAAAAAGATTTTCAACCTTCGAGGTTGAAGAAATCAACCTCGAAGGTTGATTTGGCGGAGATATTTTTGACAGACAACTATCGTAGTGGACAAGAGATATTGGATATTGCTTATAAGTTCATCCAACAAAATGATCCAGACAGACTGGAATATCAGTATAAAAAACTCAAAAATCCGCTAAACAAAAAATTGACTAGCCATACTGATTATAAAGGATCAATTGATGTACTGTCTTTTGAAGATAAAAATTCGGAGATTGATGGAATTTTAAATAAAATAGTAGAAATAAAGAAAAAGCATACTCTCGCGAAAGCGGGAGATAAAGAAATCAATTGGGGGGATTTTGCCATATTAGTCCGTGCAAATGATCAGGCTCAGGGCTTTGTATCTATGATGAGAAAGCTTGGTATGCCTCATCAGTTTATGGCATCTCGGGGTCTTTACGCTCAGGACATTGTCCAGGATATCTTGGCTTATATCAAACTTTTGGACAACTATCATGAGTCGACAGCTATGTTTAGAATTTTGTCTTTGCCGGCCGTGGGTTTGAAAATTGAGACAATTATAAATCTCAGTCATTTAGCCACTAGAAAAAGTTGGAGTCTTTATTATACTGCCAAAAATTATCGTCAGCACATCAATTTACCCTTAGGTGAAACTAGGATTATAGATGAATTGATTAATAATATTGATAAGCATACTAAGCTAGCCAAGGAGCATCCAGTGTCCCGTGTGGTTTATGAGTGGTTAGAAGATAGCGGTTATTTACAGATGTTGACTATTGAGCAAAACCAATACAATCAGGAACAACTTCATTTTTTGAATCAATTTTACAAAAAGATACGTAGCTGGGAAGAAGAGTCTATAGAAGACACTTCGGTTCACAATTTTTTGGAACAGTTCAATATGGAGATTGAATCAGGCGAAATGGGAGCAATGCAGTATGATAGTGAAGCTGGACCGGATGTAGTAAAAGTAATGACAGTTCATGGAGCCAAGGGTTTAGAATTTAAGTATGTTTTTGTGACTAATTTGGTTCATCTGCGTTTTCCTTCTATAGAGCGTAGGGATCCTATAGAAGTGCCTGATGATTTTATAAAAGAAGATTTGCCGACAGGTGACGCTCATTTACAGGAAGAAAGACGTTTGTTTTATGTAGCTTTGACCAGAGCCAAACAGGCTGTTTATCTGACTTGGGCCAAAAATTATGGTGGAGCCAGCCAGAAAAAACCTTCTAGATTTTTGGAGGAGATAGATATTGTTTCTCAAACAGTTTTGTCAGCCAAACAGCCAGAAAATGTAGACAGTAAAACACAAAAGCCTAAATATCCACTGCCGAAGGTATTTTCATTTTCTCAGCTGACAGCTTATGACAATTGTCCTTGGCAATATTTTTATAATTTTATAGCTAAAGTACCAACCAGAGGAAATGCCTATTTTAGCTTTGGAAAAACCATGCACTCAACATTGCAAAAGTTTTATCAGCTAATCATTGAAAGAAATGAAAAAGGCCAAGCTGATCTTTTTTCTAAAGCCAAAAAAGTAATAGAGCCAAGTGAAAAAGAACTATTAAAATTTTACGAAGAGTCTTGGATTGATGATTGGTATGAAAGCGAAGACCAAAAAAAGAAATATTATCAAGATGGCATAAAGATACTCAAAGATTATCACAAAAAATTCAAAGGAAAATTTCCAGTGCCTTTGTTTTTGGAAAAAGGCTTTACTATCAAAGTAGGAGATTATAGTGTGCGGGGTGTTTTTGATAGAGTGGATGCTGATAAGTCGGGTTGGCAGCTGATTGATTACAAGACTGGCCGGCCTAAAGAAAAATTAACCTTTGATGACAAGAAACAATTGCTTATTTATCAGATAGCAGCTGAGGAGATATTTAAACAAGAAGTAAAAGATCTCACCTTCTTTTATTTGACAAATAACACACCAATGTCTTTCAAAGGCACTGACAAAGATATCACCAAGGTCAAAGACTGGATGTTGACTACTATTGAAAAAATACTCAGTCATAATTTTTCGGCTACACCGGGACAGGTGTGCTCTAGTTGTGATTTTAAATCAATTTGTCCTTATGCTAAGCAAGTTAAAAGTTAA
- the atpC gene encoding ATP synthase F1 subunit epsilon translates to MKLKIVTPEKILLEEEVSQVSVSTAMGQITVLPNHLPLVAQLVPGEIVVKRIVDSERIRGASQDEDLMAVSGGLIEILPDQVVILADTAERAHEIDEARAEEARERAEKAMKAKISDAESFALFTAQMEKEMARLKVARKYKKRGIRTGDNQ, encoded by the coding sequence ATCAAACTAAAAATAGTTACTCCCGAAAAAATACTACTAGAAGAAGAAGTATCTCAAGTTTCAGTTTCTACAGCTATGGGACAAATTACAGTTTTGCCAAATCATTTACCATTGGTAGCTCAGTTGGTTCCTGGTGAGATTGTAGTCAAAAGAATTGTAGACTCCGAGCGTATCCGAGGGGCTAGTCAGGATGAAGATTTGATGGCTGTCTCGGGAGGTTTGATAGAAATATTGCCTGATCAAGTAGTTATATTAGCTGACACTGCCGAACGGGCTCATGAGATAGATGAGGCTCGTGCCGAAGAAGCTCGTGAAAGGGCGGAAAAAGCTATGAAAGCAAAAATATCAGATGCTGAGAGTTTTGCTTTATTTACTGCTCAGATGGAAAAAGAAATGGCTAGACTCAAGGTGGCTCGCAAATACAAAAAAAGAGGTATCAGAACAGGAGATAATCAGTAA